The Primulina eburnea isolate SZY01 chromosome 6, ASM2296580v1, whole genome shotgun sequence genome contains a region encoding:
- the LOC140834755 gene encoding heterogeneous nuclear ribonucleoprotein 1-like, which yields MEMDSGKLFVGGISWETTEERLTDYFQTFGEVVQAVILKDRVTGRSRGFGFIVFASASVAERVLKGRHIIDGRTVEAKRAVPRDDHQTFARNNGGAVQGSPSPARTRKIFVGGLASTITESEFKRYFDQFGTTTDAVVMYDHNTGRPRGFGFITYDSEEAVDKVLANTFHELNGKMVEVKRAVPKELSPGPTRSQPSSYNYGLNRLSSFLNAHTHGYSSNYARGYGMGMDGRFSSATVGRNGYPPHSPLKYDIGLNLNLGLGSNYGAFAESVNGNGRGVFSRYSGNSDRFNNSIIGNAGSFGDMWDFSHVSTQVEGTGSLISGNIGYGSAERNFVGRETDIRNSGGSTGSTLSYFVTNNVREAGLENIYEEESFFGDRGGRLLPFGLKGSGSFNYGFETTSPNVTPKNSIGYVGDYIDANRATRSNRGIAA from the exons TGGAAATGGATTCCGGAAAATTGTTCGTTGGTGGGATCTCTTGGGAAACCACTGAAGAGCGCCTGACAGATTATTTCCAAACTTTTGGTGAGGTGGTGCAAGCTGTGATATTGAAAGATCGGGTTACAGGTCGTTCCCGTGGTTTTGGCTTTATTGTGTTTGCCAGTGCTTCTGTTGCTGAAAGAGTTCTAAAGGGAAGGCATATCATAGATGGCAGAACT GTAGAAGCTAAAAGGGCCGTACCTAGGGATGATCATCAAACTTTTGCAAGAAACAATGGTGGTGCTGTTCAGGGTTCACCTAGTCCTGCCCGTACTAGAAAGATTTTTGTTGGAGGTCTCGCTTCAACCATCACAGAAAGTGAGTTCAAAAGGTACTTTGATCAATTTGGAACAACAACAGACGCCGTGGTGATGTATGATCACAACACCGGTAGACCTCGAggatttggttttattacttatGATTCAGAGGAAGCAGTGGATAAAGTTTTGGCCAACACCTTTCATGAACTCAATGGAAAAATGGTTGAGGTCAAACGGGCAGTTCCCAAAGAGTTGTCTCCTGGGCCAACACGTAGTCAACCAAGTAGCTATAACTATGGCCTCAATAGGCTGAGCAGTTTCCTTAATGCTCATACACATGGCTACAGTTCAAACTATGCAAGAGGCTATGGCATGGGAATGGATGGTCGATTTAGTTCCGCAACAGTGGGACGGAATGGGTATCCTCCACATAGCCCATTGAAATATGACATAGGACTGAATTTAAACTTGGGGCTCGGTTCGAACTATGGGGCATTTGCAGAGTCTGTTAATGGCAACGGACGTGGAGTGTTCTCTCGTTATAGTGGAAACTCAGACAGATTCAATAACTCCATCATCGGAAATGCTGGAAGTTTTGGGGATATGTGGGACTTCTCTCATGTTTCAACACAAGTTGAAGGAACTGGTTCTTTAATAAGTGGAAATATCGGTTATGGAAGTGCAGAGAGAAATTTTGTTGGCAGAGAGACCGACATTAGAAACAGTGGGGGTTCTACTGGCTCAACATTGTCATATTTTGTCACCAATAATGTTCGTGAGGCAGGGTTGGAGAATATATACGAGGAGGAATCATTTTTTGGAGACCGGGGTGGGCGTTTATTACCCTTTGGGCTCAAGGGTTCGGGCTCATTTAATTATGGGTTCGAGACTACATCTCCAAATGTTACACCTAAGAATTCAATTGGTTATGTCGGGGATTATATTGATGCTAATCGTGCAACTAGATCAAACAGAG GAATTGCAGCCTAG
- the LOC140834757 gene encoding inositol transporter 4-like, which translates to MEGGGVIKPDKTEYTECWRTTWETPYIMRLALSAGIGGLLFGYDTGVISGALLYIRDDYKSVDRQTWLQETIVSMAVAGAIVGAAFGGLINDKYGRKKSILLADILFFIGAIIMAAAVAPWMIILGRIFVGLGVGMASMTAPLYISEASPARIRGALVSTNGLLITGGQFLAYLINLAFTKAPGTWRWMLGVAGVPAAVQFVLMLSLPESPRWLYRQDKVKEARVILEKIYPENEVEEEMKALQSSVEAEKADEGSIGKDFFSKLKNIWGNIVVRRGLYAGITVQVAQQFVGINTVMYYSPTIVQLAGFASNKTALALSLITSGLNAVGSVVSMFFVDRYGRRRLMIISMFGIIICLVALSILFFEASGHAPPVSSLESLHFGRNSTCTNFLKASNPSSWNCMTCLKSTSDCAFCSNGDNKHLPGACLAVTDDIKGLCGGEHRTWYTKGCPSKFGIFAVLLLGLYIISYSPGMGTAPWIVNSEIYPLRYRGIGGGIAAVSNWVSNLIVSETFLTLTEAIGSSGTFLLFAGFSTIGLVAIYLLVPETKGLQLEEVEKMLEKGFRPRLFCKKKGIETK; encoded by the exons ATGGAGGGGGGAGGAGTTATTAAACCAGATAAAACAGAGTACACAGAATGCTGGCGAACGACCTGGGAAACACCTTACATTATGAGGCTTGCTTTATCAGCAGGCATCGGAGGGCTATTGTTTGGTTACGACACGG gtgttatttctGGCGCCCTTCTCTACATTCGGGATGACTATAAATCTGTCGATAGACAGACATGGTTGCAG GAAACAATAGTGAGCATGGCTGTGGCAGGAGCTATCGTGGGTGCTGCTTTTGGTGGTTTGATCAACGACAAATACGGTCGAAAGAAATCCATTCTTTTGGCTGATATCCTTTTTTTCATTGGTGCAATTATCATGGCTGCAGCTGTGGCTCCTTGGATGATAATCCTTGGACGAATCTTTGTCGGCCTAGGCGTTGGAATGGCTTCCATGACAGCGCCTCTTTATATATCGGAAGCATCTCCTGCTAGAATTAGAGGAGCGCTAGTTAGCACAAATGGTTTGTTGATTACAGGGGGACAATTCTTGGCATATCTCATCAACTTAGCATTTACTAAG GCCCCTGGAACATGGCGTTGGATGCTGGGAGTAGCAGGCGTTCCAGCTGCTGTTCAGTTCGTGTTAATGCTGTCACTTCCCGAGTCTCCAAGATGGTTATATAGGCAG GATAAGGTAAAAGAAGCCAGGGTCATTCTAGAGAAAATATACCCTGAAAATGAAGTTGAAGAAGAAATGAAAGCTTTACAATCCTCCGTTGAAGCCGAGAAAGCCGATGAAGGCTCTATAGGGAAGGACTTTTTTTCAAAACTAAAGAATATATGGGGAAACATCGTTGTTCGTCGAGGCCTTTATGCGGGAATCACCGTTCAAGTTGCTCAACAATTTGTTGGAATAAACACTGTCATGTACTATAGTCCTACAATCGTTCAGCTCGCTGGGTTTGCTTCTAACAAGACGGCCTTGGCACTGTCTCTTATTACTTCTGGTCTAAATGCCGTTGGCTCTGTTGTTAGCATGTTTTTTGTTGACAGATACGGGAGGCGAAGGCTGATGATTATATCTATGTTTGGTATCATCATCTGCCTTGTTGCATTATCTATCCTGTTTTTCGAAGCCTCTGGCCATGCCCCACCAGTCAGCAGCCTTGAATCCCTCCATTTTGGTAGAAACTCGACATGCACAAATTTTTTGAAAGCCTCCAACCCATCATCCTGGAATTGTATGACGTGTCTGAAATCTACGTCGGATTGTGCTTTTTGTTCGAATGGGGACAACAAA CATCTTCCTGGGGCCTGTTTGGCTGTTACTGATGACATAAAAGGTCTCTGTGGAGGTGAACATCGTACCTGGTACACAAAGGGTTGTCCTAGCAAGTTTGGAATTTTCGCAGTCCTGCTTCTTGGATTGTACATCATATCTTACTCCCCAGGAATGGGGACTGCGCCGTGGATTGTGAATTCTGAGATATATCCTTTACGGTACAGAGGCATAGGAGGAGGAATCGCTGCAGTTTCCAACTGGGTTTCGAATCTCATAGTGAGTGAGACGTTCTTAACGCTTACAGAAGCAATCGGTTCTTCGGGCACATTTCTTTTGTTTGCTGGATTTTCCACTATTGGACTTGTGGCAATATATTTGCTTGTACCGGAAACAAAGGGATTGCAGCTAGAGGAGGTGGAAAAGATGCTGGAAAAGGGCTTCAGACCAAGACTATTTTGCAAGAAAAAGGGCATTGAGACTAAATAA
- the LOC140834758 gene encoding putative MO25-like protein At5g47540 isoform X1, translating to MWTAGRRCRGRATQRASAPPAVVRRPSLLDVNDGGGADNAKVKAVNKLKAAKTSSDLVRQTRDLLVFVDRGGVDTKESKRDEKMMELSKLMRDLKVILYGDSETEPVAEACAQLTQEFFRENTLRLLITRLPELNLETRKDATQVVANLQRQQVQSRLIACDYLEINIDLMDVLIIGYENTDMALHYGAMLRECIRHQSVAKYVLETERMKKFFDYIQLPNFDIASDAAATFKELLTRHKSTVSEFLSKNYEWFFAEYNSKLLESTNYITRRQAIKLLGDILLDRSNSTVMIRYVSSRDNLRILMNLLRESSKSIQIEAFHVFKLFVANQNKPADIVGILVANRSKLLRLFADFKTEKEDEQFEADKAQVVKKISALEPKERQ from the exons ATGTGGACGGCCGGCCGGAGGTGCCGAGGCCGTGCGACGCAACGGGCCTCGGCGCCTCCGGCGGTCGTACGGAGGCCTTCGCTGCTGGACGTTAACGATGGGGGTGGCGCTGATAATGCCAAGGTGAAGGCTGTCAATAAGTTGAAGGCCGCCAAGACCTCGTCCGACCTCGTGCGCCAGACACGCGATCTACTCGTCTTTGTGGATCGTGGTGGTGTCGACACTAAGGAGAGCAAACGCGACGAAAAG ATGATGGAGTTAAGCAAACTTATGCGAGATTTGAAGGTGATTCTTTACGGTGATAGTGAAACTGAACCTGTAGCCGAAGCTTGTGCACAATTGACGCAGGAGTTTTTCAGGGAGAACACTCTACGCCTACTAATCACACGTCTTCCCGAGCTGAACTTGGAG ACCCGCAAAGATGCAACACAGGTTGTTGCGAATCTGCAGAGGCAGCAGGTTCAGTCGAGGTTGATTGCTTGTGATTACTTGGAAATTAACATAGATTTGATGGATGTGTTGATTATAGG TTATGAAAATACTGATATGGCATTACACTATGGTGCAATGTTGAGGGAGTGCATCCGCCACCAAAGTGTTGCAAA GTATGTTTTGGAAACAGAACGAATGAAGAAATTTTTTGATTATATACAACTTCCAAATTTTGACATTGCTTCTGATGCTGCTGCCACTTTCAAG GAACTATTAACTAGGCATAAGTCGACTGTGTCTGAATTTCTTTccaaaaattatgaatgg TTCTTTGCAGAATATAACTCAAAGCTGCTTGAATCTACCAACTATATCACTAGAAGGCAGGCTATTAAG CTCTTAGGTGATATCCTGTTGGATCGTTCAAACTCAACTGTGATGATCCGATATGTTAGCTCGCGGGACAACTTAAGGATCCTAATGAATCTTCTCAGA GAGTCGAGTAAGAGCATTCAAATCGAAGCGTTTCATGTCTTTAAG TTATTCGTGGCTAATCAGAACAAACCCGCAGATATTGTTGGCATCCTAGTGGCTAACAGAAGCAAGCTTCTGCGCCTTTTTGCTGATTTTAAGACGGAGAAAG AGGATGAACAATTTGAAGCCGATAAAGCACAAGTTGTCAAAAAAATTTCTGCACTGGAGCCCAAAGAACGTCAATAA
- the LOC140834758 gene encoding putative MO25-like protein At5g47540 isoform X2, whose amino-acid sequence MMELSKLMRDLKVILYGDSETEPVAEACAQLTQEFFRENTLRLLITRLPELNLETRKDATQVVANLQRQQVQSRLIACDYLEINIDLMDVLIIGYENTDMALHYGAMLRECIRHQSVAKYVLETERMKKFFDYIQLPNFDIASDAAATFKELLTRHKSTVSEFLSKNYEWFFAEYNSKLLESTNYITRRQAIKLLGDILLDRSNSTVMIRYVSSRDNLRILMNLLRESSKSIQIEAFHVFKLFVANQNKPADIVGILVANRSKLLRLFADFKTEKEDEQFEADKAQVVKKISALEPKERQ is encoded by the exons ATGATGGAGTTAAGCAAACTTATGCGAGATTTGAAGGTGATTCTTTACGGTGATAGTGAAACTGAACCTGTAGCCGAAGCTTGTGCACAATTGACGCAGGAGTTTTTCAGGGAGAACACTCTACGCCTACTAATCACACGTCTTCCCGAGCTGAACTTGGAG ACCCGCAAAGATGCAACACAGGTTGTTGCGAATCTGCAGAGGCAGCAGGTTCAGTCGAGGTTGATTGCTTGTGATTACTTGGAAATTAACATAGATTTGATGGATGTGTTGATTATAGG TTATGAAAATACTGATATGGCATTACACTATGGTGCAATGTTGAGGGAGTGCATCCGCCACCAAAGTGTTGCAAA GTATGTTTTGGAAACAGAACGAATGAAGAAATTTTTTGATTATATACAACTTCCAAATTTTGACATTGCTTCTGATGCTGCTGCCACTTTCAAG GAACTATTAACTAGGCATAAGTCGACTGTGTCTGAATTTCTTTccaaaaattatgaatgg TTCTTTGCAGAATATAACTCAAAGCTGCTTGAATCTACCAACTATATCACTAGAAGGCAGGCTATTAAG CTCTTAGGTGATATCCTGTTGGATCGTTCAAACTCAACTGTGATGATCCGATATGTTAGCTCGCGGGACAACTTAAGGATCCTAATGAATCTTCTCAGA GAGTCGAGTAAGAGCATTCAAATCGAAGCGTTTCATGTCTTTAAG TTATTCGTGGCTAATCAGAACAAACCCGCAGATATTGTTGGCATCCTAGTGGCTAACAGAAGCAAGCTTCTGCGCCTTTTTGCTGATTTTAAGACGGAGAAAG AGGATGAACAATTTGAAGCCGATAAAGCACAAGTTGTCAAAAAAATTTCTGCACTGGAGCCCAAAGAACGTCAATAA
- the LOC140835513 gene encoding cysteine proteinase inhibitor 1-like yields the protein MALKFRSLILAILPILVASIMYEASAALGGGRGPALGGWMQIKNPQDPQVLGIAKFAVEEHNKQTGEELQFVKVIKGETQVVAGMNYRLVISAKEIGASALKNYEAVVWVKPWQKFRQLTSFVEIN from the coding sequence ATGGCACTCAAATTTCGCTCTCTTATCCTCGCAATCCTTCCTATTCTGGTGGCCTCTATTATGTATGAAGCCTCCGCCGCTTTGGGAGGCGGAAGAGGCCCCGCTCTCGGCGGTTGGATGCAGATCAAGAACCCCCAAGACCCGCAGGTGTTGGGGATCGCTAAATTCGCGGTGGAGGAGCACAACAAGCAGACTGGAGAAGAGTTGCAGTTTGTAAAGGTGATCAAGGGAGAGACGCAAGTGGTTGCCGGTATGAATTACCGTCTGGTTATTTCCGCTAAGGAAATCGGGGCCTCGGCGCTGAAGAATTATGAGGCGGTCGTCTGGGTGAAGCCCTGGCAGAAATTCAGGCAACTCACTTCTTTCGTAGAAATTAACTGA
- the LOC140834760 gene encoding uncharacterized protein isoform X1: MATAEVTVPTPAAERVEKAVPENDEEVDAVPPAPEAPTEIEKPVVAESVEVPPENEPEEASTEEPAEVVAAEEPAEEEPTPEIEATEEVVFEDPVAVEETRTKEAYTDEPEAPAPEEAVAVGEVPAEKSEDRE, encoded by the exons ATGGCCACAGCTGAG GTGACAGTTCCAACACCTGCGGCAGAGAGAGTAGAGAAAGCAGTCCCAGAAAATGATGAGGAGGTGGATGCCGTGCCACCTGCTCCGGAGGCGCCGACAGAGATCGAGAAGCCAGTAGTTGCTGAAAGCGTGGAAGTACCACCAGAAAACGAGCCCGAGGAAGCCTCGACAGAAGAACCAGCTGAAGTAGTTGCTGCTGAAGAGCCTGCAGAGGAGGAACCCACGCCGGAAATAGAAGCTACTGAGGAGGTGGTCTTTGAAGATCCCGTTGCTGTCGAAGAGACTCGAACAAAAGAAGCCTACACCGATGAACCGGAGGCTCCAGCACCGGAAGAGGCCGTGGCGGTTGGAGAAGTTCCGGCTGAGAAAAGCGAAGATCGTGAGTGA
- the LOC140834760 gene encoding uncharacterized protein isoform X2 yields the protein MATAEVDAVPPAPEAPTEIEKPVVAESVEVPPENEPEEASTEEPAEVVAAEEPAEEEPTPEIEATEEVVFEDPVAVEETRTKEAYTDEPEAPAPEEAVAVGEVPAEKSEDRE from the exons ATGGCCACAGCTGAG GTGGATGCCGTGCCACCTGCTCCGGAGGCGCCGACAGAGATCGAGAAGCCAGTAGTTGCTGAAAGCGTGGAAGTACCACCAGAAAACGAGCCCGAGGAAGCCTCGACAGAAGAACCAGCTGAAGTAGTTGCTGCTGAAGAGCCTGCAGAGGAGGAACCCACGCCGGAAATAGAAGCTACTGAGGAGGTGGTCTTTGAAGATCCCGTTGCTGTCGAAGAGACTCGAACAAAAGAAGCCTACACCGATGAACCGGAGGCTCCAGCACCGGAAGAGGCCGTGGCGGTTGGAGAAGTTCCGGCTGAGAAAAGCGAAGATCGTGAGTGA